The proteins below are encoded in one region of Micromonospora sp. DSM 45708:
- a CDS encoding sensor histidine kinase, whose protein sequence is MAIGWIRRHLGVRLRSALAAATVVGAAFAVGAAAFVYLARADLAGNVDAAARQRAAEVVSAVAAGDQDALAQTLKPSPGEQTLVQVLDPSGRVEAASAALGDAAPLSPLRPRPGQLLREQRLLPFADEDPFRIAAVGVATGSGVRTVLVAQSLRPVNESTEAVAAILAAGLAPMLLVVGAAVFWFVGRSLRPVEAIRRRVAGITARDLHARVPVPAARDEVAALAETMNGMLERLETAAASQRRFVADASHELRSPLATLRAGLDRLAVAPSPDGRRDLVDLLRRETSRLGDLVADLLLLARIDERGATRRRDDVDLDDLAYTERDRLAAHRPDLTVRAHLTPVRVAGDAHDLGRALRNLADNAARHARTQVTLRVSVRDGWGCVEVTDDGPGVPAADRERIFDRFVRLDDSRTRPEGGSGLGLAITREVVAAHGGHVQAVPGPGMTVRILLPADADHR, encoded by the coding sequence ATGGCCATCGGGTGGATCCGCCGGCATCTGGGCGTACGGCTGCGTTCGGCGCTGGCCGCCGCCACCGTCGTGGGGGCGGCCTTCGCCGTCGGCGCGGCGGCGTTCGTCTACCTCGCCCGCGCGGATCTCGCCGGCAACGTGGACGCCGCCGCGCGGCAACGGGCGGCCGAGGTGGTCTCGGCGGTGGCCGCCGGCGATCAGGACGCACTCGCCCAGACGCTGAAGCCCAGCCCGGGAGAGCAGACGTTGGTGCAGGTCCTCGACCCGTCAGGGCGGGTCGAGGCGGCCTCGGCCGCGCTCGGCGACGCCGCGCCGCTGTCCCCGCTGCGGCCCCGGCCCGGTCAACTGCTGCGCGAGCAGCGGCTGCTGCCGTTCGCCGACGAGGACCCCTTCCGGATCGCAGCCGTTGGGGTGGCCACCGGCTCCGGTGTACGCACGGTGCTGGTCGCGCAGTCGCTGCGGCCGGTCAACGAGAGCACCGAGGCGGTCGCGGCGATCCTGGCCGCCGGGCTGGCGCCCATGCTGCTGGTGGTCGGCGCGGCGGTGTTCTGGTTCGTCGGACGTTCCCTGCGCCCGGTCGAGGCGATCCGCCGCCGGGTCGCCGGCATCACCGCCCGTGACCTGCACGCCCGCGTGCCCGTGCCGGCGGCTCGAGATGAGGTCGCGGCGCTCGCCGAGACGATGAACGGGATGCTGGAGCGGCTGGAGACCGCCGCGGCGAGCCAGCGCCGGTTCGTCGCCGACGCCAGCCACGAACTGCGCAGTCCGCTGGCCACCCTGCGCGCCGGTCTCGACCGCCTGGCCGTGGCACCCTCGCCCGACGGCCGGCGCGACCTGGTCGATCTGTTGCGCCGGGAGACCAGCCGGCTCGGCGATCTCGTCGCGGACCTGCTGCTGCTCGCGCGCATCGACGAACGCGGCGCCACCCGCCGCCGGGACGACGTCGACCTCGACGATCTGGCCTACACCGAGCGGGACCGGCTCGCCGCGCACCGCCCGGACCTGACCGTCCGGGCCCACCTCACCCCCGTGCGGGTGGCCGGGGACGCCCACGACCTCGGCCGCGCGCTGCGGAACCTGGCCGACAACGCCGCCCGCCACGCCCGTACCCAGGTGACCCTGCGCGTGTCGGTGCGCGACGGGTGGGGGTGCGTGGAGGTCACCGACGACGGACCCGGTGTCCCCGCTGCCGACCGGGAGCGCATCTTCGACCGGTTCGTCCGTCTCGACGACAGCCGCACCCGCCCGGAAGGCGGCAGCGGCCTGGGCCTCGCCATCACCCGCGAGGTCGTCGCGGCGCACGGCGGACACGTGCAGGCGGTGCCCGGGCCGGGCATGACCGTCCGGATCCTGCTGCCCGCCGACGCCGACCATCGCTGA
- a CDS encoding response regulator transcription factor: protein MRVLVVEDETALAQVLRVGLTDEGFAVDVQHTGTDGLWAATENPYDVIVLDIMLPGLNGYEVCRRLRSRSVWTPVLMLTAKDGEYDQADAFDLGADDYLVKPFSFVVLVARLRALVRRGAPARPVVLTAGDLSVDPARRQVSRAGQAVRVTAREFALLEFLMRHRGDVVSKRQIIDNVWDAHFDGDPNIVEVYVGYLRRKIDQPFGRRAIQTERGMGYRLAADGG, encoded by the coding sequence GTGCGGGTGCTGGTCGTCGAGGACGAGACCGCCCTGGCGCAGGTGCTGCGCGTCGGCCTGACGGACGAGGGTTTCGCCGTGGATGTGCAGCACACGGGGACCGACGGGCTGTGGGCGGCCACCGAGAACCCGTACGACGTGATCGTGCTGGACATCATGCTGCCCGGTCTCAACGGGTACGAGGTGTGCCGGCGGCTGCGGTCACGGAGCGTGTGGACGCCGGTGTTGATGTTGACGGCGAAGGACGGCGAGTACGACCAGGCGGATGCCTTCGACCTCGGGGCCGACGACTACCTGGTCAAGCCGTTCTCCTTCGTGGTGCTGGTGGCTCGGCTGCGGGCTCTGGTGCGCCGGGGCGCGCCCGCCCGGCCGGTCGTGCTGACCGCCGGGGACCTGAGCGTGGATCCGGCGCGACGGCAGGTCAGTCGGGCCGGCCAGGCCGTTCGGGTCACCGCGCGGGAGTTCGCGCTGCTGGAGTTCCTGATGCGTCACCGCGGTGACGTGGTGTCCAAACGGCAAATCATCGACAACGTCTGGGACGCCCACTTCGACGGCGACCCCAACATCGTCGAGGTGTACGTCGGCTACCTCCGCCGCAAGATCGACCAGCCGTTCGGGCGCCGGGCCATCCAGACCGAGCGGGGCATGGGCTACCGCCTAGCAGCCGACGGCGGCTGA
- a CDS encoding FeoA family protein has product MLLRRPAVARTGPAVCAVEPGRLADLPPGSRATIVGLADGAPPSTARRLADLGFTAGTPVQVVRRAPLRDPVVYRVKDYDLCLRRAQAAHVLIRDAR; this is encoded by the coding sequence GTGCTGCTGAGACGTCCTGCTGTCGCACGAACCGGCCCCGCGGTGTGTGCCGTCGAGCCGGGTCGGCTCGCAGACCTGCCCCCGGGCAGCCGCGCCACGATCGTGGGACTGGCCGACGGCGCGCCCCCTTCGACGGCCCGCCGGCTGGCGGACCTCGGGTTCACCGCCGGGACGCCGGTGCAGGTCGTGCGACGCGCGCCCCTGCGGGATCCGGTCGTGTACCGGGTCAAGGACTACGACCTATGCCTGCGTCGTGCGCAGGCCGCGCACGTGCTGATCCGGGACGCACGGTGA
- the feoB gene encoding ferrous iron transporter B, with product MTDPGCHAEAARGAVDTALPRLALAGSPNAGKTSIFNALTGLHAKTGNYPGVTVSRFVGTMQAGDRRYLIEDLPGTYSLDPISPDEQIMVDVLDGRLDGEAPPDALLVVVDATTLRRSLRFVAQVLRRGLPVCLVVTFTDEMTVRQGHLDLSALQQALGVPVVRVLGNRGQGIDQLKDQIERWPTWSTPALPPPDEPAEADAWAESVLSFAGYRAPGRHRITQRVDAVLLHPLWGTIVFLAVMMLFFQTVFTLAAPLQGYVETFFGWLSGLVATHVGNPWLAGLVGDAVIGGIGAVLVFVPQIMLLFLLISLLEGVGYMSRAAFLMDRVMSRAGLEGRAFVALLSSFACAIPGIMATRTLPSAKDRLATMMAAPLMTCSARLPVYVLLIGLLVDPAARWGPFGAQGLVMFGMYLLGAVSAMTAAWVFKKLGDRTGPLLPFYMEMPPYRIPSPRSVLIAVGDSAKSFLRKCTTIIAVTTVSLWLLLNLPLHSTADLRAHGVDPGNDTAVSAYVADHSYAAALGHLVAPVFDPLGFDWRINIGVLSAQSARETFVATLGQVAAAENPDEPSKALKAMTYTDGPHAGQPLFTAPTIAALLVYFAFALQCMATVGIIRRETGGWKWPLIAFSYLTALAWIMALLARTITALLTG from the coding sequence GTGACGGACCCGGGATGCCACGCTGAGGCCGCACGTGGCGCCGTTGACACGGCATTGCCCCGCTTGGCCCTGGCGGGCAGCCCGAACGCCGGTAAGACGAGCATCTTCAACGCGCTGACCGGTCTGCACGCCAAGACGGGCAACTACCCCGGTGTGACGGTGTCCCGATTCGTCGGCACCATGCAGGCGGGTGACCGGCGGTACCTGATCGAGGACCTGCCGGGCACCTACAGCCTGGACCCGATCAGCCCTGACGAGCAGATCATGGTTGACGTGCTCGACGGCCGTCTCGACGGCGAGGCACCCCCGGATGCCCTGCTCGTCGTGGTGGACGCCACCACGCTGCGCCGCTCCCTGCGGTTCGTCGCCCAGGTGCTGCGCCGTGGCCTGCCCGTCTGCCTGGTGGTGACGTTCACCGACGAGATGACCGTACGGCAGGGCCACCTTGACCTGTCGGCGTTGCAGCAGGCGCTGGGCGTGCCGGTGGTGCGGGTGCTCGGCAACCGCGGGCAGGGCATCGACCAGCTGAAGGACCAGATCGAGCGGTGGCCGACGTGGTCGACACCGGCCCTTCCGCCACCGGACGAGCCGGCCGAGGCGGACGCGTGGGCGGAGTCGGTGCTGAGCTTTGCCGGCTACCGGGCCCCGGGACGGCACCGCATTACCCAGCGCGTCGACGCGGTGTTGCTGCACCCGCTGTGGGGCACCATCGTGTTCCTCGCCGTGATGATGCTCTTCTTCCAGACCGTGTTCACCCTGGCCGCACCCCTGCAGGGCTACGTGGAGACGTTCTTCGGGTGGCTGTCCGGGCTGGTGGCCACCCACGTCGGCAACCCGTGGCTGGCCGGGCTGGTCGGCGACGCGGTCATCGGCGGCATCGGCGCGGTGCTCGTCTTCGTGCCGCAGATCATGCTGCTGTTCCTGCTGATCTCCCTGCTCGAGGGCGTCGGCTACATGTCCCGCGCCGCGTTCCTGATGGACCGGGTGATGTCCCGCGCCGGCCTGGAAGGCCGCGCGTTCGTGGCCCTGCTGTCGTCCTTCGCCTGCGCGATCCCGGGCATCATGGCCACCCGCACCCTGCCGTCGGCCAAGGACCGCCTGGCCACCATGATGGCCGCGCCGCTGATGACCTGCTCAGCCCGGCTGCCGGTGTACGTGCTGCTGATCGGCCTGCTCGTGGACCCTGCCGCCCGCTGGGGGCCGTTCGGAGCGCAGGGCCTGGTCATGTTCGGCATGTACCTGCTCGGCGCGGTCTCGGCCATGACCGCCGCCTGGGTGTTCAAGAAACTCGGCGACCGCACCGGCCCGCTACTGCCGTTCTACATGGAGATGCCCCCCTACCGGATCCCCTCACCCCGCTCGGTGCTGATCGCGGTCGGCGACTCGGCCAAGTCGTTCCTGCGCAAGTGCACCACCATCATCGCGGTCACCACCGTGAGCCTCTGGCTGCTGCTGAACCTGCCCCTGCACTCGACCGCCGACCTGCGCGCCCACGGCGTCGACCCGGGCAACGACACCGCGGTCTCGGCGTACGTCGCCGACCACAGCTACGCCGCCGCCCTGGGCCACCTCGTCGCGCCGGTCTTCGACCCGCTCGGCTTCGACTGGCGGATCAACATCGGCGTGCTGTCGGCACAGTCGGCACGGGAAACGTTCGTCGCCACCCTCGGCCAGGTCGCCGCCGCGGAAAACCCCGACGAACCGTCCAAGGCGCTCAAGGCGATGACCTACACCGACGGGCCGCACGCCGGGCAGCCGCTGTTCACCGCACCGACCATCGCGGCGCTGCTGGTCTACTTCGCCTTCGCGTTGCAGTGCATGGCCACCGTCGGCATCATCCGCCGCGAGACCGGCGGCTGGAAATGGCCCCTGATCGCGTTCAGCTACCTGACCGCGCTGGCCTGGATCATGGCCCTTCTGGCCAGGACCATCACCGCGCTGCTGACGGGATGA